The stretch of DNA ACAGGTCACTGATTTTCTTAGAGATAATTTATGACTATTATGGTGTTTCCTATACTCTATAATTGCAAGGTTACGTTATTTGAATATTTCAATTGACGACCTGTCTTAGTAATAGTCCCatctaggggtgtacatggaacgggttggtttaccaactatatcggtttggattgattCGGTTTTTGTCGGATTTTCGgttttttttgttacatgaatattattaccatcttactttgttaaagttataaataaagttttgataagtgaatatatgtttagtaaatattgaaaaaattgacaaacatatggtctattaaaatattctaatgggagaatttttttagtaacacatgtagttattttcttagtcgtctaacaataattttttcttagtcgtctaacaataattttcgTTAATGTACGCTTTCAAGATTAACACAtgagagaatcccaaatatttcaatatttttttaaagaaaattcaatataaagtcttaaaaatatatataaaaattatatatttatatgtcggtttagttcggattttttttactcaataccaaaccaagtcaaaccaaacctagtcgagttatttaatcggtttggtttgattaTTCGATTTGGTACGATTTTCCGGTTCGGTTTGAACACCCCTAGTCCCACCTTGTCGTTATTACTCGTTGCACCAAGAATTTACGAGGATGTTTCATTTACTCCTTCAATACTTCATTTTCTTAATTAAATTTGAAGttgaattttttttccttttatttatttgcccTATATATGAACTTTTCAGATGGTGACATAAATAGACCCCTACTTGTACTAAAATATAAAGGATAAGGCCATTTGCCATAAACCATATATCTGTAACTTGACAAGTTGATAAATTACGCGGTCCTTGTCTGCTAGATATGACGTGATTACCAAAATATATACTCCAAAAAAATGAAGTCATGACAAAGGTAACACTATAATATTTCTTGTATACTTGGCATTTGTCAGCTCAGTCCATTATTGTGACTCTAATTGACGTTCCAAGTATCTAGCTAGAGAGAATCTTATTTTTGGGATTTTCCTTGCTTATTCCAATAAGATACAGATAACccaatctttttctttttcttatttagtTTGCTTTCTTCTGCAAGTAGCTTTTCTAAATTGTGGTCAGAGCTGGTGCGCTTATCCAGAAAATTACTTCAAATTAATCATGATATACATTAATTTGTTTCTTATTAAGATTTGAAGTTTTTTCCTAAAAGATATGTATGTCAACtgaatttttagaagtttttatgaagaaaaaattaataatatcaaattttaTTTGGTATACTTTTGTTTTAAcctttttaaaacaaaatatacTGAAACAACAAAACGTTGACAAGCCGGGAATTAAGGTGTAGGTGAAAATTCAATCTTATAGTCCTAGGTGGACTGAACAATTCTGTTTTATATTGTTCGTAAACAAGTAACCTTCTAATAATGCTCTTAATTACCACTCTAGTCAAGTCATAGCGCTTTGGTTTAGTACAAAGAGATGTGTACATTAAGCGTATGTCACGAGTGCAAACCCTACATATAAAGCATTTCGTATTCACGCATGTTCGGAAAAGGGTCGCACCTCAAGTGATATTGATGTAGACAACTTACCTTAATGCAAGTATTACGgttgcttccacggctcgaacccgaaATTTACAGGTCACACCGGGATAACTTTATCGTTGCTCCAAGACTAAACCCTCTGATGGACCATATACTTGATATTTAAGATATTAAGTGAGTTTTGAACCATGAGTGAgcaggggcggatttagggggGAGTCGTCAGGAAATTATATTCGTACATATAAGATAAAATCTGGTTGTacatctatatattatattttgatcCCTAATCTTTGTTAGGTCGTTGATTCAATTTCCACCGGCAACAGTCTCTTTTAGTTTTTTAACTTTTTTGAACCCGCGAAAATCATGTATCTGCCACTGTGGGTGAGCTAATCATTATGGTATGTCAACAATATTATATATACTTATACCATGATTAACCAATTATGGTATGTCAACAATATTATATATACTTATACCATGATTAACCAACTTTTATTAAAAATTGTAACAGGGTATGTTTCTACTAACACTAGCTGTATCAATCCATGGCCTAAAGCCTCCTCCTTGTGCCAATCCAACTGCAGCTGACTGCAAGAAAGCATCCACACTTCAACTAGCTGTGTTTTTTGGTGCACTCTACACCTTAGCAGTCGGCACCGGCGGCACGAAACCTAACATATCGACGATCGGAGCCGATCAATTCGACGAGTTTCATCCGAAAGAGAAATCTCAAAAACTTTCATTTTTCAATTGGTGGATGTTTAGTATTTTCTTGGGAACTCTCTTTGCTAATACTGTGCTTGTATATATTCAAGATAATGTGGGCTGGACTCTTGGATATGGGCTTCCAACAGTGGGCCTTGGTATATCAATAATGATATTTTTGGCTGGATCATCTTTTTATAGGCATAAAAAGCCCAGAGGAAGCCCATTTACAAGAATGGCTAAGGTCATTATAGCTGCCTTAAGGAATTGGAAAGTTACAGTCCCTACTGATCCAAAAGAGTTGTATGAGCTTGATTTGGGAGAATACACCAAAAATGGAAAAGTCAGAATTGACTCCACACCTACATTAAGGTTTGTATTTAATTTTGTCTTTTAGTCATCTTACACTAATAATGTACATAAGCAAGTTACGTATTTAACCGTTCAGCCATAAATAATTACATctgtttacaaaaaatatatattttgtggcTATTATTTTGCAGCAACACTGTAATTTTACCGAAATTTTATACAAATGCTGTAATTCAAAGATAATAGTATTTTACATACCTTATTTGTTTAGAACTCACACTTACAACAAGTACTCATCTATGATAATATTTTACTGGACGGTgtagtttaaaatattaaattaactAATATAATATAGGAATAGTAATGGCGATGGAAGAAAATACATAATAAAGTGTGAATAGTTTagtgaattttaaatttttgacAATTGTAAAACTTTATGGTATCACAATTTTTAGAATTTTTCAAAATGGAAGGAGTGTCATAAAAATTGAAATGAGGGATTACTTGCTTTGTTTATGTATCCATTGTTTATATAGGTCTCTAAGCCCAAACATAACAAGAAAATGCACACTAAAATAggataagaaagaaaagaagaggaaaaagaaTCCCAAGAGTATTTTTGTATTCTTTTATTGAAACAACCTTCACAACGTAGGGGTAAGATTTGTGTACACACTATCTTTTTCAAACCGGCAGACCAttacactgagtttgttgttgttattatttattgCAGGTTTCTGAATAAAGCTTGTGTAAAAACAGATACAATTGATCCATGGATGTTATGTTCAGTAACTCAAGTGGAAGAAACTAAGCAAATGCTAAGGATGATACCAATCTTGATAGCTACATTCATTCCAAGCACAATGATAGCTCAAATCAACACACTATTTGTCAAACAAGGCACAACCCTTAAGCGAAACATTGGTAATTTCAGTATCCCTCCAGCTAGTTTAGGTGCATTCGTTACCATATCGTTGCTAGTCTCCGTTGTGCTCTACGATCGTTTCTTCATGAAAATCGCCAAAAGATTGACGAAAAATCCAAGAGGTATAAATATTCTTCAAAGAATGGGAATTGGAATGGCATTCCATATTCTGATCATGTTAGTAGCGTCGTTCGTCGAAAGGCATAGACTTAGTGTAGCTAAGGACAATGGCGTAGTTGAAAATGGTAAACAAGTACCATTATCTATATTGATTTTGCTACCTCAGTTTATTCTTATGGGAACAGCTGATGCATTTTTGGAAGTAGCTAAGATTGAGTTCTTTTATGATCAAGCACCAGAAGGGATGAAGAGTTTAGGAACTTCTTATTCTATGACAAGTCTTGGTGTTGGAAATTTCATTAGTAGTTTCTTGCTTTCAACAGTTTCTGATATTACCAAAAAGCATGGGAATCACAGAGGATGGATCTTAAACAACTTGAATGCATCTCATCTTGACTATTACTATGCATTTTACGCGGTACTCAACTTATTGAACTTCATCTTTTTCTTGTTTGTGAGCAAGTTTTATGTGTATAAAGCTGAAGTCTCAGATTCATTGGCTGTGCTAAGGCAAGAATTGGAGATTGGATCAAAACATAGGGTGACTAATGGCCAAGAAGCTTCAACCAACACACAGATTTGATGGTAGGATATTAACTAACATATATTGTTTACTTTAGACTTCTTTGTGCTTTAGTTAGGTAGTGTACTATATGGCTCGGTTCCTCCAAAATTGCCACAGCACCCATGTCAGATCCTCCGAAAACGCATCCAAAAATATCACCTCAAACATATCGGATCCTCCAAATATtatgtatttttggaggatccgacacgggtgtTGTAATATCTTTAGAGAATCTGAGCAATATAGCTATATATTCCAATAGTTTTCTTCATCATTCTCTCCTCTCTCTTTGTTATGATTTTCACACGATTGTA from Nicotiana tomentosiformis chromosome 11, ASM39032v3, whole genome shotgun sequence encodes:
- the LOC104102103 gene encoding protein NRT1/ PTR FAMILY 5.2-like encodes the protein MAISHVDENGYNDGYTKDGTVDLKGNPILRSKRGGWKACSFIVVYEVFERMAYYGISSNLVIYLTDKLHQGTVKSSNNVTNWVGTIWMTPILGAYFADSFLGRYWTFLIASAIYLLGMFLLTLAVSIHGLKPPPCANPTAADCKKASTLQLAVFFGALYTLAVGTGGTKPNISTIGADQFDEFHPKEKSQKLSFFNWWMFSIFLGTLFANTVLVYIQDNVGWTLGYGLPTVGLGISIMIFLAGSSFYRHKKPRGSPFTRMAKVIIAALRNWKVTVPTDPKELYELDLGEYTKNGKVRIDSTPTLRFLNKACVKTDTIDPWMLCSVTQVEETKQMLRMIPILIATFIPSTMIAQINTLFVKQGTTLKRNIGNFSIPPASLGAFVTISLLVSVVLYDRFFMKIAKRLTKNPRGINILQRMGIGMAFHILIMLVASFVERHRLSVAKDNGVVENGKQVPLSILILLPQFILMGTADAFLEVAKIEFFYDQAPEGMKSLGTSYSMTSLGVGNFISSFLLSTVSDITKKHGNHRGWILNNLNASHLDYYYAFYAVLNLLNFIFFLFVSKFYVYKAEVSDSLAVLRQELEIGSKHRVTNGQEASTNTQI